A single window of Candidatus Oleimmundimicrobium sp. DNA harbors:
- the cysE gene encoding serine O-acetyltransferase: protein MFNTLKGDIQAVKDRDPAARSVLEIFLTYPGFHALRFHRVAHWFYLRNLKLIARLISHLSRFLTGVEIHPGAKIGRSFFIDHGMGVVIGETTEIGDNVTLYQGVTLGGIGKEKGKRHPTIGNNVVIGVGATVLGSITIDDNSVIGGGAVVINSVPPNSTVVGVPGRVVRSEGKRIPTVDLHHERLPDPVAETLNSLHHRIDKLEQSVREMRKDSEH from the coding sequence TTGTTTAACACTTTAAAAGGTGATATTCAGGCGGTTAAAGATAGAGACCCTGCGGCACGAAGCGTTTTGGAAATATTTTTAACTTATCCTGGTTTTCACGCTTTAAGATTTCATAGGGTTGCCCACTGGTTTTACTTAAGAAATTTAAAACTTATTGCCAGATTAATTTCGCACCTGAGTCGGTTTTTAACTGGTGTTGAAATCCATCCCGGGGCAAAAATTGGAAGAAGTTTTTTCATCGATCACGGAATGGGTGTAGTTATTGGGGAAACAACTGAAATTGGCGATAATGTTACTCTTTATCAGGGAGTTACTTTAGGTGGAATTGGTAAAGAAAAAGGAAAGCGTCATCCGACAATTGGTAACAATGTTGTAATTGGAGTTGGGGCTACGGTTTTAGGGTCGATAACCATCGATGATAATTCAGTTATTGGCGGAGGAGCTGTGGTAATTAATTCTGTCCCGCCAAACAGCACAGTTGTTGGTGTTCCGGGAAGGGTTGTCAGGAGTGAGGGCAAGCGTATTCCCACCGTAGATCTTCATCATGAGCGTCTTCCTGATCCGGTAGCGGAAACCCTTAACTCATTACACCACCGGATTGATAAACTTGAGCAGTCGGTTCGAGAGATGAGGAAAGATAGTGAGCATTAA
- a CDS encoding NYN domain-containing protein: MKELIIVDGYNVINQESRYRQLMGDLETARVKLIEDLANYGTVEECDVVVVFDASGGRDGFERRANIFGIDVFFTKKGQSADSFIEKFAYEAKRDKRVTVVTADYDQQKTVFSDGVLRKTPGEMVADIVESKVDFFGAKEVGPKKKFFLEDRLDEKVKKSLRRLIHNP, encoded by the coding sequence ATGAAAGAACTTATAATTGTTGATGGTTACAACGTCATAAACCAAGAATCAAGATATAGGCAACTTATGGGGGATTTAGAAACAGCCAGAGTGAAATTGATTGAGGATTTGGCAAATTATGGTACGGTGGAAGAATGTGATGTGGTAGTCGTGTTTGATGCCTCTGGCGGCCGGGATGGTTTTGAGAGAAGAGCAAATATTTTTGGAATTGATGTTTTTTTCACAAAAAAAGGTCAGAGCGCTGATTCTTTTATCGAAAAGTTTGCTTATGAAGCAAAGCGAGATAAAAGAGTGACGGTTGTAACCGCCGATTATGACCAACAAAAAACTGTGTTTAGTGACGGGGTTTTGCGTAAGACGCCCGGAGAAATGGTTGCAGATATTGTCGAGTCTAAGGTGGATTTTTTTGGAGCAAAAGAAGTGGGCCCCAAAAAGAAATTTTTTTTGGAGGATCGTCTTGATGAGAAGGTAAAAAAATCTCTTAGGCGGTTAATTCATAATCCTTGA
- the cysS gene encoding cysteine--tRNA ligase, which translates to MSIKIYNTLSRKKEEFIPREKGKVSMYVCGPTVYNYIHIGNARCYVAFDVVYRYLKYRDYNVTYVRNLTDVDDKIINRANEEGLSTKEIAEKYVKAFHEDMNGLKNEPPQIEPRATEHIKEMIDAIKCLLEKGFAYEVDGDVFFEVQKFKGYGKLSGRAIDEMRAGERVNVDTRKHSPMDFALWKAAKPGEPSWNSPWGEGRPGWHIECSVMSSKYLGASFDIHGGGQDLIFPHHENEIAQAEACTGKEPFVKYWLHNGFVNIKEEKMAKSLGNVILVREILKKYDPNVLRMFFISTHYRSPINYSEENLEAVASALERLKTAVYNINYLAKSSIVGRDEESKVKQFEKTIVDVKGNFFEAMDDDFNTASALGVIFEFVKEMNLFLEESQKNLSVRAKDLLLEARDKLIELISVLGIELGAKKTADEFPDSILKIAEKILNHTFNDKNEALSALIEGRERARKEKDWVTADIIRNELNAQCFELKDTPQGCQVIFKGR; encoded by the coding sequence GTGAGCATTAAAATTTATAATACTTTGAGTAGAAAAAAAGAGGAATTTATCCCCCGCGAAAAAGGGAAAGTTTCAATGTATGTTTGCGGACCCACTGTTTATAACTACATACATATAGGGAACGCTCGCTGTTATGTGGCTTTTGATGTCGTCTATCGCTATTTAAAATACAGAGATTACAATGTTACCTATGTTCGTAATTTGACTGATGTGGACGACAAAATTATAAACCGGGCAAACGAAGAGGGGCTAAGTACTAAAGAAATCGCGGAGAAATACGTTAAGGCATTTCATGAAGATATGAACGGCCTTAAAAATGAGCCGCCCCAAATTGAGCCAAGAGCAACAGAACACATAAAAGAAATGATCGATGCAATTAAGTGTTTGCTTGAAAAAGGATTTGCCTATGAAGTTGATGGGGACGTTTTCTTTGAGGTTCAGAAGTTTAAAGGTTACGGCAAATTATCTGGTCGAGCAATCGATGAAATGAGAGCCGGCGAAAGAGTAAATGTAGATACGAGAAAGCACTCTCCGATGGACTTTGCTCTTTGGAAGGCGGCAAAACCAGGAGAGCCAAGTTGGAACAGTCCGTGGGGCGAAGGGCGTCCTGGTTGGCATATAGAGTGTTCAGTAATGTCCTCAAAGTATCTTGGAGCAAGTTTTGATATTCATGGGGGAGGGCAAGATTTAATATTCCCCCACCATGAAAACGAAATTGCTCAAGCCGAAGCTTGCACGGGTAAAGAGCCCTTTGTTAAATACTGGCTTCACAACGGGTTTGTTAATATCAAAGAAGAAAAGATGGCAAAGTCACTTGGTAACGTGATTTTAGTAAGGGAAATTTTAAAAAAATACGACCCAAATGTTTTAAGAATGTTCTTTATCTCCACTCATTATCGGAGTCCGATAAATTACAGTGAAGAAAATTTAGAGGCGGTTGCTTCAGCCTTAGAAAGGCTGAAAACTGCAGTTTACAATATTAATTATTTAGCAAAATCGAGCATAGTGGGTCGTGATGAAGAGTCAAAGGTAAAACAGTTTGAAAAGACTATTGTAGATGTTAAGGGCAATTTTTTTGAGGCAATGGACGACGATTTTAACACAGCTTCTGCTTTGGGAGTTATTTTTGAGTTTGTGAAAGAAATGAATCTTTTTTTAGAGGAAAGCCAGAAGAATTTGAGCGTGAGGGCCAAAGATTTGTTATTAGAGGCACGCGATAAGTTAATTGAACTTATATCAGTTTTGGGCATTGAGCTTGGGGCAAAAAAAACTGCCGATGAATTTCCGGACAGTATTCTTAAAATTGCCGAGAAGATTCTTAATCATACTTTTAATGATAAGAATGAAGCACTGAGTGCTCTAATAGAGGGCAGGGAAAGAGCTCGAAAAGAAAAAGACTGGGTCACGGCGGATATTATTCGAAATGAGCTTAACGCCCAATGTTTTGAATTAAAAGATACCCCTCAAGGTTGTCAGGTAATTTTTAAAGGGCGATGA
- the ispD gene encoding 2-C-methyl-D-erythritol 4-phosphate cytidylyltransferase translates to MNVAIVVAAGKSSRMKMGRSKQYLLLLGKPVLTHTLSVFEDCSAIDRVILLVNSNDVEFCQKEIVEKHGFKKVLKVAEGGEKRQDSVYNGLCLLPPTAEITLVHDGARPFVTSEILIKAISSLEGWHGVVVGVPAKDTIKVVDNDKISKTLLRKNIWCAQTPQVFLTSILIEAYEKAKKDSFCGTDDSMLVERLGYKVRMIMGSYDNIKITTQEDLEVAEGILRKRGFTK, encoded by the coding sequence ATGAATGTAGCTATAGTTGTTGCAGCAGGTAAAAGTAGTCGGATGAAAATGGGGCGTAGTAAGCAATATCTGCTTTTATTGGGGAAACCTGTTTTAACACATACCTTGTCTGTTTTTGAAGATTGTTCGGCAATTGATAGAGTAATTCTCTTGGTAAACTCTAATGATGTAGAATTTTGTCAAAAAGAGATTGTAGAGAAGCATGGGTTTAAAAAGGTTTTAAAAGTGGCTGAAGGCGGTGAGAAAAGACAAGATTCAGTATACAACGGATTGTGTCTTCTTCCTCCAACTGCTGAAATTACACTGGTTCATGATGGTGCGAGGCCTTTTGTGACTTCTGAAATCTTAATTAAGGCAATATCTTCTCTGGAAGGTTGGCATGGTGTGGTGGTTGGTGTCCCGGCAAAAGATACGATAAAAGTGGTCGACAATGATAAGATAAGTAAAACTTTACTTAGAAAAAATATTTGGTGTGCCCAGACGCCGCAGGTATTTTTAACTTCTATTTTAATAGAAGCTTACGAAAAGGCCAAAAAAGATAGTTTTTGTGGAACTGATGATTCAATGCTTGTTGAAAGACTTGGTTATAAAGTGAGAATGATTATGGGTTCGTACGATAATATAAAGATTACTACTCAAGAAGATTTAGAGGTAGCAGAGGGAATTTTAAGAAAAAGAGGATTTACGAAATGA
- the gltX gene encoding glutamate--tRNA ligase has product MKDIRVRFAPSPTGHLHIGTSRTVLFNWLFARSQNGVFILRIEDTDRSRSTVEYERSIIEDISWLGLNWDEGPEVGGKYGPYYQSQRGELYKKAADELLKKGLAYRCYCTEIELEERREEAIKQGVMPKYDGQCRNLTSEDEKSLISEGRKPTIRFRVPKRKIVVHDLVKGDVEFDSNIIGDFILIRSDGMASFNFAVVVDDAAMKITHVIRGEDHLANTARHILLFEALGYPIPKFAHNSMTLGPDHAKLSKRHGATSIGEYRRQGFLSSALVNCLALLGWSLGDGREIFTLQELVQVFSIDRISKSPAIFDIEKFKWINGQHIRKLSIKELTYLVLPYLEEAGYINAKPTAKKVAWIEKVVEAVQTNLVVLSDIKESSKLFFEDKPEYSKDALEVLKEEQVPKVFEVLKKVLAKANEIDIEKAKIILKEVAGELKSHGIKGKGVYHPIRVALTGALSGPELFYVISVFGKEKCLERIEEAIKLV; this is encoded by the coding sequence GTGAAAGATATTCGAGTAAGGTTTGCTCCGAGTCCCACGGGGCATTTACATATTGGGACATCCAGGACAGTCTTATTTAACTGGCTCTTTGCACGGAGTCAAAATGGTGTTTTTATATTGAGAATTGAGGATACAGATCGCAGTCGCTCAACAGTTGAGTATGAGCGTTCCATCATTGAAGATATTAGCTGGTTGGGATTGAATTGGGATGAGGGGCCAGAGGTAGGTGGCAAATACGGGCCTTATTATCAGAGCCAGCGAGGGGAACTGTACAAAAAAGCCGCGGACGAACTTTTGAAAAAAGGGCTCGCTTATCGATGTTACTGTACTGAAATTGAACTTGAAGAGAGACGCGAAGAAGCAATTAAGCAGGGGGTTATGCCGAAATACGATGGACAATGTAGAAATTTAACTTCTGAAGATGAAAAGAGTTTGATTTCAGAAGGTCGCAAACCCACTATACGTTTCAGGGTTCCGAAAAGAAAAATTGTGGTTCACGATTTGGTCAAAGGGGATGTCGAATTTGATAGTAATATTATCGGAGATTTTATTCTAATTCGCTCTGATGGAATGGCAAGCTTTAACTTTGCTGTTGTTGTTGATGATGCGGCTATGAAGATAACTCATGTTATAAGAGGTGAGGACCATTTGGCAAATACGGCAAGGCACATTCTTCTCTTTGAAGCATTGGGTTATCCGATTCCCAAATTTGCTCATAATTCGATGACTTTGGGGCCAGATCACGCAAAACTTAGCAAAAGACACGGAGCAACATCGATAGGAGAATATCGTAGGCAGGGGTTTCTTTCGAGCGCCCTTGTTAATTGTCTTGCCCTTCTTGGCTGGTCATTGGGTGATGGAAGAGAAATTTTTACTCTTCAGGAGCTTGTTCAAGTTTTTTCAATCGACAGGATTTCAAAAAGTCCAGCTATTTTTGATATTGAGAAGTTTAAATGGATTAACGGCCAACACATAAGAAAATTGTCTATCAAAGAGTTAACTTATTTAGTCTTACCTTACCTTGAAGAAGCAGGATATATTAATGCTAAGCCAACAGCTAAAAAAGTTGCTTGGATTGAAAAAGTTGTGGAAGCGGTTCAGACGAACCTTGTTGTTCTCTCGGATATAAAAGAAAGTTCTAAACTCTTTTTTGAAGATAAACCAGAGTATAGCAAAGATGCTTTAGAAGTGTTAAAGGAAGAGCAAGTGCCAAAAGTGTTTGAGGTACTCAAGAAAGTTTTAGCTAAGGCAAATGAAATTGATATTGAGAAGGCAAAAATAATTCTCAAAGAGGTTGCGGGTGAATTAAAATCACATGGTATCAAAGGGAAAGGAGTTTATCATCCTATTCGGGTAGCTCTTACCGGGGCTCTATCCGGGCCTGAATTGTTTTATGTGATCTCGGTTTTTGGGAAAGAAAAATGTTTGGAAAGAATTGAGGAGGCAATAAAACTTGTTTAA
- the sigH gene encoding RNA polymerase sporulation sigma factor SigH — protein MHLDTKLITSLVVESATTELSTSSNTSKIKQIQRKESLPFGNFKESDVVIAAKNGDKAALEYVLGKYKIFVKIKARSYFLIGADKEDLIQEGMIGLYKAIRDYCDDRQTSFKAFAELCITRQMITAIKTATRQKHIPLNSYISFNRPAYYEEESERTLEDTIQGNHDLDPIDLVINGEELKNMHESFDEILSDYEARVVKFYIEGRPYQEIADKLGRHVKSVDNALQRVKRKIELSLRHQVIH, from the coding sequence TTGCACTTAGATACTAAATTAATTACGTCTTTGGTTGTTGAATCTGCAACAACTGAATTATCAACGTCATCTAATACATCTAAGATTAAACAAATTCAAAGAAAAGAGTCTTTGCCATTTGGGAATTTTAAAGAATCAGATGTGGTAATCGCCGCGAAGAACGGTGACAAAGCAGCGTTGGAATATGTTCTTGGCAAGTACAAGATTTTTGTTAAAATTAAAGCTCGTTCTTATTTTTTAATTGGGGCTGATAAAGAAGATCTTATTCAAGAAGGAATGATTGGGCTTTACAAGGCAATCAGGGATTACTGTGATGATAGGCAAACATCCTTTAAGGCTTTTGCGGAGCTTTGTATAACAAGGCAGATGATAACCGCTATAAAGACTGCCACCAGGCAAAAACATATTCCTTTAAATTCATATATTTCATTTAATAGACCAGCTTACTATGAAGAGGAATCTGAGCGAACTTTGGAAGATACTATACAGGGCAATCATGATTTAGACCCAATTGATTTAGTGATAAATGGCGAAGAGCTCAAAAATATGCATGAAAGCTTCGATGAGATATTGAGTGATTATGAAGCGAGGGTTGTTAAGTTTTATATTGAAGGAAGGCCATACCAAGAGATAGCTGATAAGCTGGGCAGGCATGTAAAGTCTGTCGATAATGCCTTACAACGAGTAAAGCGGAAAATTGAATTGAGTTTAAGACATCAAGTTATTCATTAA
- the disA gene encoding DNA integrity scanning diadenylate cyclase DisA: protein MSEKKKTTLINVLKIVAPGTPIRDALEQIISGRTGALIVIGDVEEVEKLCDGGFELNVELHPQKLFELSKMDGAIILDQDLKKILGANIHLVPDPMLSTDETGMRHRTAERVAKQTNALVVSISQRRDVISLYWSNYKYVLEDIRALLAKANQALQTLEKYKIRLNEVSTNLNSLEFQDFVTLLDVGSIIQRFEMVKRVADEVERYIIELGSEGRLIKMQLEELMVRVEEDNMMVLKDYCKDSRRAEKAAKELRRLSSEELLDLTNICRILGYEGDTVNILDKIVHPKGYRLLRKIPRLPVTIVNKIIKKFGDLETIIKASIEDLDEVEGIGEVRAKAIWEGLKRLRGHSTLEQYI from the coding sequence TTGAGTGAAAAGAAGAAAACAACTTTGATTAATGTTTTAAAGATAGTGGCTCCCGGCACACCTATACGTGATGCTTTGGAGCAAATTATAAGTGGAAGAACGGGAGCATTGATTGTTATAGGCGATGTTGAAGAAGTTGAAAAACTTTGCGATGGCGGATTTGAACTAAATGTTGAACTTCATCCCCAAAAACTTTTTGAGTTATCTAAGATGGATGGTGCCATCATTTTAGACCAGGACTTAAAGAAAATTTTAGGAGCAAATATTCACTTGGTACCAGACCCAATGCTCTCGACTGATGAAACTGGTATGCGGCATAGAACTGCTGAGCGAGTGGCGAAACAAACCAATGCTTTGGTGGTCTCAATTTCACAGCGGCGGGATGTAATATCATTATATTGGAGCAACTATAAATATGTGCTTGAAGATATTCGAGCATTGTTAGCCAAAGCCAATCAAGCTCTACAAACGCTTGAGAAATATAAAATTAGGCTCAATGAAGTTTCTACTAATTTAAATTCACTTGAATTTCAGGATTTTGTAACGCTCTTGGATGTAGGGTCAATTATTCAGCGGTTTGAAATGGTGAAAAGAGTTGCTGATGAAGTGGAACGGTATATAATCGAGCTTGGCTCCGAAGGCCGATTAATAAAAATGCAGCTAGAGGAACTTATGGTTCGCGTAGAAGAAGATAATATGATGGTGTTAAAAGATTATTGTAAAGATAGCAGAAGAGCTGAGAAAGCTGCAAAAGAGCTTAGGCGACTTTCTTCTGAGGAGTTACTAGACTTAACTAACATATGCCGGATACTTGGATATGAAGGTGATACCGTTAATATTCTGGATAAGATTGTTCATCCAAAAGGGTATCGTTTACTCAGGAAGATTCCGCGTCTTCCGGTAACAATAGTGAATAAGATTATAAAGAAATTTGGCGATTTGGAGACAATAATCAAGGCAAGCATAGAAGATCTGGATGAGGTTGAGGGGATAGGAGAGGTAAGAGCGAAAGCTATCTGGGAAGGTCTAAAGAGACTTCGAGGTCACAGCACCTTAGAACAATATATCTAA
- a CDS encoding TRAM domain-containing protein: MLTTIIRLIFTLLGAVGGAELANLYQISIPGPSFFGIILYIIIGAGIGYFIGGVVGIQTAKGLNWMEQTIQKVPLLDIIVGVAGLIVGLILATLVSLPLWKIPVFGPYLAMLIFVILGYLGTWLGLRKKEDISSNFKFLSQSKIHGKKFIPLKKILDTSVIIDGRIVDICRTGFISGELIVPAFVLKELQAIADSEDSLKRSKGRRGLDVLHELREEPNVKVKIVEKDYPKISNVDAKLVQMGKDMGLPLVTNDFNLNKVAGLYNVVVLNINELANALKPVVLPGEEINIYVIKKGKEVGQGIGYLNDGTMVVIEGGNVNIGQEIKVLVTSALQTSAGRMIFAKPKVGGESKTEGR, encoded by the coding sequence ATGTTAACAACTATTATCCGTTTGATATTTACTCTCCTTGGCGCAGTTGGCGGAGCTGAACTTGCTAATCTTTATCAAATTTCCATCCCGGGGCCATCATTTTTCGGCATTATACTATATATTATAATCGGCGCTGGTATAGGATATTTTATAGGTGGCGTAGTAGGTATCCAAACCGCTAAGGGTTTAAATTGGATGGAACAGACCATCCAAAAAGTACCACTTCTAGACATAATTGTAGGGGTTGCCGGTTTAATTGTCGGCTTAATTTTAGCAACCCTTGTATCTTTACCTCTTTGGAAAATTCCAGTATTTGGGCCATACTTAGCGATGCTTATCTTTGTGATATTGGGCTATCTTGGGACGTGGCTTGGGTTGCGTAAGAAGGAAGATATCAGTTCAAATTTTAAGTTTTTGAGTCAGTCTAAAATACACGGAAAGAAATTCATTCCTCTCAAAAAAATCCTCGATACGAGCGTAATTATAGATGGGCGCATCGTCGATATTTGCAGAACCGGTTTTATAAGTGGCGAGTTGATTGTTCCCGCCTTTGTTTTAAAAGAACTTCAAGCTATAGCTGATTCAGAAGATTCGTTGAAAAGAAGTAAAGGCCGCCGAGGTTTAGATGTTCTTCATGAATTGCGAGAGGAACCAAATGTGAAGGTAAAGATTGTTGAAAAAGATTACCCAAAAATCTCGAACGTTGATGCTAAATTAGTTCAAATGGGCAAAGATATGGGGTTACCCCTCGTTACAAATGATTTTAATTTAAATAAAGTTGCTGGGTTATACAACGTTGTGGTCCTTAATATAAATGAGCTTGCAAACGCACTAAAACCCGTGGTCTTACCCGGTGAGGAGATAAACATATATGTCATTAAAAAAGGCAAAGAGGTTGGCCAGGGTATTGGTTATTTAAATGACGGTACAATGGTGGTCATTGAAGGAGGAAACGTCAACATAGGCCAAGAAATCAAAGTTTTAGTGACAAGCGCCTTACAAACATCGGCGGGGAGAATGATATTTGCTAAACCGAAAGTCGGGGGAGAAAGCAAAACGGAGGGTAGATGA
- the ispF gene encoding 2-C-methyl-D-erythritol 2,4-cyclodiphosphate synthase — MRVGIGYDAHRFIEGRPLILGGVGISHHLGLGGHSDADVLTHAIIDAILGAIGEGDIGSHFPDTSDKYKGICSLDLLSDITELMFSKGYKIVNLDATVILQEPKLAPYWGKMKEKISKILKVNKSQINFKATTTEGMGFTGRCEGIAAQAIALLKEK; from the coding sequence ATGAGAGTTGGAATTGGTTACGATGCTCATAGATTTATAGAAGGGCGTCCTTTAATTTTAGGGGGAGTTGGAATATCTCATCATTTGGGTTTGGGAGGCCATTCAGATGCGGATGTTTTGACCCACGCTATTATTGATGCAATTTTAGGTGCAATCGGTGAAGGGGATATAGGGAGTCATTTCCCCGATACATCTGATAAATATAAGGGAATTTGCAGTCTGGATTTGTTGTCTGATATTACTGAGCTTATGTTTTCAAAAGGATATAAGATTGTTAATTTAGATGCTACGGTAATTCTTCAGGAACCCAAATTGGCTCCTTATTGGGGAAAAATGAAAGAAAAAATTTCAAAAATTTTAAAAGTTAACAAATCCCAAATAAATTTCAAAGCTACGACCACCGAAGGAATGGGTTTTACCGGAAGGTGTGAAGGAATAGCTGCCCAAGCCATTGCTCTGTTAAAGGAAAAATAA
- the radA gene encoding DNA repair protein RadA: protein MRKTQTIMRCQECGYTSLKWLGRCPDCGEWNTIVEESVAKTPKSNAFKSFNPAQDIISIKEAEKKRLPTQIPELDRVLGGGIVDGSLVLLGGVPGVGKSTLLLQVSNSMALSGNKVLIVSGEESAKQIKMRSNRLGQLSPNLFILCETDFDYIQSQIEEINPALLIIDSIQTMFCSDISSSPGSVSQVREFTGRLLRIAKTKGLPTFIVGHVTKDGSIAGPKILEHIVDTVLYFEGDTHRNYRVVRAVKNRFGSTNEVGIFEMTSKGLTEVVNPSALFLAERPTDVPGSIVVVTMEGNRPLLVELQGLTSSSYLNIPRRLCSGLDFNRLSLVLAVLEKKMGHHLEKCDVYVNITGGIKVVEPAADLGIALVVASSYLDKKIPADVAAFGEIGLAGEVRFVSQVEKRLAEAASLGFKRVILPAQDADIKNKGLDIELLPVKNVREALKYLN from the coding sequence ATGCGGAAAACCCAAACTATAATGCGTTGTCAAGAATGCGGTTATACCTCTTTAAAGTGGTTAGGAAGGTGCCCGGACTGTGGAGAGTGGAATACCATAGTTGAAGAGTCTGTCGCAAAGACTCCAAAAAGCAACGCTTTTAAATCATTTAATCCAGCTCAGGATATAATCAGCATAAAGGAAGCAGAGAAAAAACGTCTCCCAACGCAAATTCCGGAACTAGATAGAGTTTTAGGAGGAGGTATTGTAGACGGCTCCCTGGTTTTGCTGGGCGGGGTGCCCGGTGTAGGCAAATCGACACTTCTTCTCCAAGTTTCCAATAGTATGGCGTTATCCGGTAACAAGGTTTTAATTGTCTCGGGCGAGGAATCGGCCAAACAGATAAAGATGAGGTCGAATAGGTTAGGGCAACTCTCACCCAACCTGTTTATTTTATGCGAAACTGATTTTGACTATATTCAAAGCCAGATTGAAGAGATAAACCCCGCGCTTCTTATTATCGATTCAATCCAAACGATGTTTTGTTCTGATATTTCTTCGTCTCCGGGGAGTGTAAGCCAGGTAAGGGAATTTACGGGACGCTTGCTTAGAATAGCTAAGACGAAGGGTCTTCCAACTTTTATTGTTGGGCATGTGACCAAAGATGGGTCTATAGCCGGGCCTAAAATATTGGAGCATATAGTTGATACGGTTTTATATTTTGAAGGAGATACACATCGCAACTACCGAGTAGTAAGGGCAGTTAAAAATCGCTTTGGTTCAACTAACGAAGTGGGTATATTTGAGATGACTTCAAAGGGTCTTACAGAGGTTGTAAATCCGTCGGCGCTTTTTTTAGCTGAGAGGCCCACTGATGTTCCTGGTTCCATTGTAGTTGTTACAATGGAAGGCAATCGGCCTCTCCTTGTGGAATTGCAGGGGTTAACATCCAGCTCTTACTTAAATATTCCCCGTCGTCTTTGTTCGGGACTTGATTTTAATCGTCTTTCTTTAGTTTTGGCGGTTCTTGAGAAAAAAATGGGTCATCATCTTGAAAAGTGTGATGTTTATGTAAATATTACGGGGGGAATAAAAGTTGTGGAGCCGGCAGCTGATTTGGGGATTGCTCTTGTTGTGGCTTCATCTTACCTTGATAAAAAGATACCAGCTGATGTGGCTGCCTTTGGTGAAATTGGATTGGCGGGAGAAGTAAGATTCGTAAGCCAAGTTGAGAAGCGTTTAGCCGAGGCGGCGAGTCTCGGATTTAAAAGGGTAATCTTACCGGCGCAAGATGCCGATATAAAAAATAAAGGTTTAGACATTGAGCTTTTGCCTGTAAAAAATGTTCGAGAAGCATTGAAATATCTAAATTAA
- the rlmB gene encoding 23S rRNA (guanosine(2251)-2'-O)-methyltransferase RlmB — MAKVKYWRCLLVDIIEGRNPVFELLRGGRRVKKIFIAKGIKENEVIKKIKVLAKRKGVPIEVVLKEKIESHSHIETHQGIIAYAEDFEYQPLVDFLAKVNKTSEAMVLILDEVTDPQNFGSLIRSAEACGVDGIIISKKRSVGITPVVCKISAGAIEHVSIIQVSNLVQAVERLKENGFWIFGADASAEKKYYDADLAGKLCIVLGGEDKGIARLLLEKCDFLIKIPMFGKVNSLNVAVAGAILMCEARRQRIRG, encoded by the coding sequence ATGGCTAAGGTTAAGTATTGGAGATGTTTACTTGTGGATATCATTGAAGGGCGCAACCCGGTTTTTGAACTTTTGCGAGGCGGGCGTAGAGTAAAGAAGATATTTATAGCCAAGGGGATTAAAGAAAACGAAGTTATAAAAAAAATTAAAGTTTTGGCAAAAAGAAAAGGTGTGCCCATTGAGGTGGTTCTGAAGGAGAAAATAGAGTCTCACTCACACATCGAAACGCATCAGGGCATAATAGCTTATGCGGAAGATTTTGAGTATCAGCCTCTTGTAGATTTTTTGGCTAAAGTTAACAAAACTTCTGAAGCAATGGTTTTAATTCTGGATGAAGTTACCGACCCTCAAAATTTTGGTTCCCTCATTCGCTCAGCTGAAGCTTGTGGAGTTGACGGAATTATCATTTCCAAAAAACGTTCGGTGGGAATAACTCCGGTTGTTTGTAAGATTTCCGCGGGGGCTATTGAGCATGTTTCGATAATTCAAGTTAGTAATTTAGTGCAGGCAGTTGAAAGGTTAAAAGAGAACGGTTTTTGGATATTTGGAGCTGACGCCTCAGCTGAAAAAAAATATTATGATGCTGATTTAGCCGGGAAACTATGCATTGTTTTGGGCGGAGAAGACAAAGGGATTGCCCGGCTCTTGCTGGAAAAATGTGATTTTCTTATTAAGATACCCATGTTTGGCAAAGTAAATTCCTTAAATGTTGCTGTTGCCGGAGCTATTTTAATGTGTGAAGCCAGGAGACAAAGGATAAGAGGGTAA